Within the Thalassotalea ponticola genome, the region ACTCGGTTGGATATCGTCAATTACATCTCCCATGGCATTGCCAAATCAAACAGCCAGCCAGACACCACTGTTAACTTGAATCCTCAGTCTACTGAGACTGCGGAAGCTAAGTCAGTTGACAGCTATGCGAGCAATCTAAACACGTTGGCGAAAAACGGCGAAATTGATCCGATGATCGGCCGCAGTCGAGAGCTCGAACGGACGGTACAAGTGCTGTCGAGACGGCGAAAAAACAACCCGTTGTTAGTGGGAGAGGCAGGTGTTGGTAAAACCGCCATTGCCGAAGGCTTGGCCAAGCAAATTGTCGATGGTAAAGCGCCCGATGTGTTGAGTGATGCAACCATTTATTCGTTAGATATGGGGGCGTTACTGGCTGGCACCAAGTATCGCGGTGATTTTGAAAAACGCTTTAAATCGCTGTTGAAAGATTTAGAGCAAGACAAACACGCCATTTTATTCATCGATGAAATCCACACCATTATTGGTGCAGGTGCTGCTTCGGGCGGTATGATGGATGCCTCAAACTTGATCAAACCGCTACTGTCATCGGGTAAATTGCGTTGCATGGGGTCGACAACCTACCAGGAATTTTCAACCATTTTTGAAAAGGACAGGGCACTGGCGCGTCGTTTTCAAAAGATCGATATTAAAGAGCCAAGCATTGAAGAAACCACCAAAATTTTAATGGGGCTTAAAGAAAAGTACGAACAACATCACAACGTTAAGTACAGTAATAAGGCGCTACAGGTTGCCGCAGAGCTGTCGAGTAAATACATTAATGATCGCTTCCTACCCGATAAAGCCATTGACGTTATTGATGAAGCCGGTGCAAAACAACAGTTATTGCCGGCAAACAAGCGCAAAAAGGTAATAAAAACCAGTGATATCGAAGCGGTTGTTGCACACATCGCGCGTATCCCTGAAAAATCAGTGTCCTCGACAGAAAAAGACAACTTGATGAATATCGATCGCAATCTTAAGATGGTGGTGTTTGGCCAAGACGAAGCGATAGAGAGCCTTACGTCGGTGATACGTTTATCAAGAGCAGGATTAGGACAAGATGATAAACCTGTCGGCTCATTCTTGTTCTCAGGACCGACCGGTGTCGGTAAAACAGAGGTCACCAAGCAATTAGCTAACCAACTCGGTGTCGAACTGCTGCGTTTCGACATGTCTGAATACATGGAGAAACACGCGGTGAGTCGGTTAATCGGTGCTCCGCCAGGTTATGTAGGATACGAGCAAGGGGGCTTGTTAACAGATGCGGTGATCAAGCATCCTCACAGTGTGGTGTTGCTCGATGAAATTGAAAAGGCACACAGTGATATCTTTAATATTTTACTGCAGGTGATGGATCACGGAACGCTAACTGACAACAATGGTCGCAAAGCTGATTTTCGCAATGTAATTTTGGTGCTTACCACCAACGCCGGTGTGCAAGAAACAACGCGTAAGTCGATAGGGTTTCAGCAACAAGATCACTCTCACGATGCAATGTCGGAAATCAATCGCACATTTTCACCAGAGTTTCGCAACCGTTTGGATTCGATTATTTGGTTCAACCACTTACCGCATAATGTCATTGAACAAGTCGTCGACAAGTTTATTGTTGAATTGCAGGCCCAATTAGACAGTAAAGGCGTGTCGTTAGAAGTGTCTGACAAAGCGCGAACGTGGCTTGCAGATAAGGGGTACGACAAATCGATGGGCGCGCGACCAATGGCTAGATTGATACAAGAGCAGGTCAAAAAGCAATTGGCCAACGAATTATTGTTCGGCGAGCTCATGCACGGTGGTATAGCCAAAATAGATATTGATGATAAGAGTGATACTCTAACGTTCAGCTACGAGCGTAAAGAAGAACTCGTGTCGTAGCACCTTATTATTGTCATAGACAAGCGCAGCCTATGGCTGCGTTTTTTTTAGTCGTCAGCAGTCCCATTAGTGACTCATCACCAACGTCCACTCTGCAACAGGCCAATGTTAAACGCATCTACAGTGCCCATACTCGGCTCTGAACTTCGTGCTTTGATTTTACTTGCTGATTGAATAGCGACGAGCTGTGCTGTTTGTGTTTACCGCGATTTAGTGAGTATTTTTTACACGGTCGCGATCGTTATTTCTCTTTGAAAAGCGCCGAGTTGTTACTTATGCGAAGAGCAGATTTATGGGCTGATTAAATTACAAGGTAACCTTCGATTACATTTAATTGCTAGGTAGACATAGCTGCAGTCGCTACAATGCGCGATCCCTGTGTGTTTTATATTATGTGAGTTATGTTGTCGTTTTTACCGGTGCTAATGTTGATGGTGGTGTTTAGTCCATTGGCCATTGATATATTTTTACCTGCCTTACCGCAAATGGCCGATGATCTACAAACTGATCTGACCTTTTTACAATGGTCGATAAGTGGTTTTTTATTTGCTATGGGCATTGGTCAGTTGTTTGCTGGGCCACTGGCAGATAAGTACGGGCGCAAGCCAGTCGCTATGGCCGGTATTGCCATATACTTTGTAGCCTGCTTAGCCTGTGCTGTCGCCGACACAATTGAACTTCACTTGCTAACTCGATTTATTCACGGCTTGGGTACGTGCGCGATTGTCGTCAGTGCATTTGCCATTGTACGCGATAAGTTCGACGCAAAAGAAAGCGGTATCATTTACAGTTACTTAAATGGGGTTATTTGTTGTATACCGGCATTAGCACCAATATTAGGCGGCTGGTTAACCGATGAATACGGCTGGCAAAGTAACTTTTTGTTTATGGCTGCCTATGCACTCGGCGCAGGTGTATTAGTGGCCACTAAGTTAAAGGAATCTCACCAAGTTGATAAACAGCATTCGGTGTCTGTCTGTAACCTAGGGCGTTATAAAAGCATTATTACCCATCCTGTATTCATATTTCACTCATTGGCTATTCTGGTTGCTATGGCCGTGATTATTGCTTATGTGAGTAGCGCCCCAGCGTGGCTTATGGTCGAATTAGGTTTATCGAGTCAAGATTTTGTCTTCTGGTTTAGTTTAAATGCGATCGTTAACATCACTGCTTGTCTTACCGCCCCTAAATGTATTCGCCGTTTAGGGGTTAGAACGACAATCAGTTTGGGTTGTCTGTGTTTGTTTGTCAGTGGCGTGTTAATGGCGTCGTTGTGGTCGATATTAACGCCACTGGCATTTATGATGCCTATTATGTTGTCTTCGGTTGGTTTTTCTCTACTGATGGGCACGTGCTCAGGTCAAGCTTTGGCACCGTTTGGCGAAAAAGCGGGAACCGCCTCAGCGTTACTTGGATTTCTACAAATGTCTGGAAGTGCGGTGTTAGTCGGTCTAATACAACAATTACCAATATCAATTCCCGTACAAGTAGCCATGTTAATGTTATTGTTTGCGGTATTTGGTACGGTTTGGTTATTGGCCAAAGACAATGGTGGGTTAGTGTTTGAGTCAAAAGCGTCGTAGCTAAGCTACTGTTTGAATCAATCGCATTTGTGTCACTGACACGCTAAGACTGATAAATACCATCCCAAGCAACAATTGGGTAATCAATGGGTAAAAAAAAAGCCTCGCACAAGCGAGGCTTTTATGTTTTTATTGAAAGCACCTGATCACTATTGGCACTATTTGCGTAAACTTACACAGTAGTTGCACGATGGTGCTTGAAATCAAAATGCGTGTCTTTGCTCACCATTTATTCTGTAATAGGGGAGCGAGTACAACATCGCATTCGATCAGCTTAACAGATTATCTGGCGCGGAAAATAATGCGACCTTTCGATAAGTCGTAAGGTGTTAGTTCTACTGTAACTTTATCACCGGTTAGGATACGAATATAGTTTTTACGCATTTTACCTGAGATATGAGCTGTCACAACGTGACCATTCTCTAATTCAACGCGGAACATGGTGTTCGGTAATGTGTCCAACACCGTACCTTGCATTTCAATATTTTCTTCTTTCGCCATTTGGCTGTTAAACCTCTAAAAATTGATAAATACACCAAATTAAACCATAGCGTTTTTTCGCCATTTGTAAACTTGGCATCGTGTATACTTTGCTGACGAGATAATGCCGAAAACCGTTCTGTTTGTAAAGAAAATGCGTAATTTATTTGCCCAAATAACGATAAATTTTAGTTTTTAGCCGCGATTTTAAGCCAATCGTTACCACGTAACCGTTCATGCGGTAAATACTGCTTTTTGTAATTCATCTTTTGACAATTATCAATTTGATAACCCAAATACAAGTAGTCCTTTTGTAACGTTGCCGCAAGCTCGATCTGCTGCAAAATGGCGTATCGACCAAGGGAGCGTTTCTGATGTTGGGGATGATAAAACGTATATAGTGCCGACAGGGCATCGGGCAGGTGATCGCACACCGCCACGCAAATCAACTGCTCTTGGTCGTATATTTCGATGAACAGTTGAGGTATGCGTTTGGAGAAGATAAATCCCTCATATTGCTCTTTGTTAGCGGGAAACATCGAACCGTCGCGATGTACTGTGTTAATGTAACGCTCGTATAGTGTGTAGTAGCTTGGCTTTGGCTGATTAACAACGCGTATGGTTAAATCTTGATTGAGGTTGCGCAGTCGTTTTTGGCTCTTGCTCGGTTTAAACTCGGCAACCGGAACACGCAATGACTCACATGCTTGACATGCACTACAGTGCGGTCGGTAAACTTGATCGCCACTGCGCCTGAACCCTGCGCTCATCAATGCTTGATAGTTTTGCTGGTTGACGTCTTCATTGTTGGTGACCACAATGAGTCTTTCTTGCATATCCGATAAGTAGTTGCAGGGAAAGCTCGCCGTTAGGCCAAATTGAAAGTATTTTTTTGATTCACTCATAATCTAAAGACAATCAACCTCTCTATAGTTGATTGTAGTTCATCGAAATGACAAGTCACTGGCGTGCCAAAAATGATCAGCCACTCGCTGGCTCACCACGTCTTGTTGACGCATTAAAAAGTCACAGCGCGACAGTTCAATAGCGCCCATCGATTGTAAGAATGGATTTAAGATCTGGCAATCGACAAAGTTGATACCAGCGTGTTTTAATTTTTTGGTTAGCGCAAGTAGGGCTATTTTTGAGGCGTTGGGGCGTAGGTAAAACATCGATTCGCCACTAAAAAAACCATTAATTGCGACGCCGTATAATCCACCCACTAATTGATCGTTTTGCCAAACCTCAATCGAGTGTGCCATGCCAAGTTTGTGTAAACGGCTATAAGCCTGGATCATATCCGATAAAATCCAAGTATCGTCATCTCGCGTTGGCGCATTCGCACAATAGGCAATGACATCAACAAATGCTTTGTTGAGAGTGACTCGGTAGTCACATTTTTTTATAAACTTTAACAGTGAACGATTGGTGTAGACGTGCTCGGTCGGCAAGATGGCACGGGGATCGGGAGACCACCACAATATTGGGTCGCCTTCGTTAAACCAAGGGAAAATGCCATGCCGATAGGCTAGGGTTAATCGATCTGGTGATAAATCGCCGCCAACAGCAAGCAAACCATTTGGCTCGCTCAGGGCAAGGTGATGATGAGGAAAAGCCAGTACTTTATCATCAAGGGAGTAAAGTGACTGGCTCATAATACAGTGATACTGTACGAATTACTTACTTGCTAAAGCGTCTAAATAACGCTCTGCATCAAGGGCAGCCATACAACCTGAACCTGCAGAAGTGATGGCTTGACGATAGATGTGATCGGCTACATCACCAGCGGCGAAAACGCCTTCTTTGCTGGTTTGGGTTGCGTTGCCATTGGTGCCACTGTTAACGGTTAAGTAACCGTCTTTCATCTCAAGCTGACCTTTGAAAATGTCAGTGTTTGGCTTGTGACCGATGGCGATAAAACAACCTGCTACGTCAATTTCTTCAGTAGCATCTGACTTGGTGTCTTTTAAACGCAAGCCGGTTACACCCATATCGTCACCTAATACTTCGTCTAAAGTACGGTCAAGGTGCAAGATGATATTGCCATTTTCTACCTTATCCATTAGGCGTTTGGTAAGAATCTTTTCGCTGCGGAACGTATCACGACGGTGAATTAAATGTACTTCAGACGCGATATTGGCAAGATACAGAGCTTCTTCCACGGCCGTGTTACCGCCTCCGACAACCGCCACTTTTTGGTTGCGGTAGAAAAATCCGTCACATGTTGCACAAGCAGAAATACCTTTACCCATAAACGCTGTTTCAGACTCTAAGCCCAAATATTGAGCCGAAGCGCCGGTACAAATGATCAATGCATCACAGGTATACTCTCCAGAGCTGCCTTTTAAGCGGTATGGTTTTTGTGAAAGGTCGACGTCATCAATGTGATCAAACACAATCTCAGTGTCAAATTTTTCGGCGTGTTGTTGCATGCGCACCATTAAGTCTGGACCCGTAAGATCACTGGCATCACCTGGCCAGTTTTCAACTTCGGTAGTCGTGGTTAATTGACCACCTTGTTGCATACCAGTAATCAAAACAGGTTTTAGGTTAGCGCGTGCGGCATAAACCGCAGCAGTGTAGCCGGCAGGGCCCGAACCTAAAATCAGCAAAGGACAGTGTCTAGTGTCGCTCATGAAAAAACTCCAAATAATTATAAAGGCAATCTCAGTAATACCTATGCAGGTTTACGTGCTGTTATCGATTGCGTTGTAACCCTGATATTGCCGCTCTATAGGCAAGTTCATTTACACAGGGTTGACTCAACGTTTAAATAAATTTTACATCATATTAGGGTAGAGAAACCAGCGCCAAGTTGTAATAAACAGTAATCTATAAACATTCTCATCGCGGTTTAACAACCGCAATCAGCGCAATATATATCAAGCAGTTGGCAGTAATACGATGACATGATTAATTGGGATGATATGTTAACAAAACAAGGTAAACAAGTGTGAAAAAACGCAACCGATGAGGGTTGCGTTTTCTACTAAAGCTCATATTGTAAACTTTACAATACTAGTTGAAGACTACTTGCTTAAGCGTTGGCTAATGCGTCTTTGGCGTTTACAAAATCAAAGCCGAGGTTTTCAGCGACTTCGCGCACTGTAACTTGACCGTTTACAACATTTAAACCGTTTAAGAAGTGCTCATCTGATAATAGCGCTTCTTTGTAACCTAAGTTAGCTAGTTTGATGATGTACGGTAAGGTGGCGTTATTTAATGCAAACGTTGATGTGCGTGGCACAGCGCCTGGCATATTCGCGACACAGTAATGGACAACCTCGTCAACAATATATGTTGGTTCAGCGTGAGTGGTTGGTTTAGACGTTGCAATACAACCGCCTTGGTCAATGGCAACATCGACAATAGCCGCACCAGGTTTCATGTTTTTGATGTGCTCAGCGGTAACTAGTTTAGGCGCTGCAGCACCTGGAATTAATACTCCACCGATCACAAGGTCCGCTTCTAATACGTGTTTCTCTAGAGCATCCGCGGTCGAGTACACGGCTTGAATTTTATTGCCAAACTGTGCGTCTAAGCGACGCAATACATTGATGTTGCGGTCTAAAATAACCACGTTAGCACCTAAGCCTACAGCCATTTGCGCGGCGTTGTTACCAACCATACCACCACCGATGATAACGACTTTAGCTGGCTCTACACCTGGTACACCACCAAGTAGCATACCGCGACCTGCGTTCGATTTTTCTAGCGCCTGAGCACCTGCTTGAATTGACATGCGACCTGCAACTTCAGACATTGGTGCTAGCAATGGCAGACCACCGTTTTGGTCGGTTACGGTTTCATAGGCGATACAGATTGCCTTTGATTTAATCAAGTCTTCAGTTTGCGCTAAATCAGGGGCAAGGTGAAGGTAGGTAAATAAAATTTGCCCTTCGCGTAACATAGCGCGCTCAACGGCTTGAGGCTCTTTTACTTTGACGATCATTTCTGCTTGTGCAAATACTTGCGCAGCAGTTGGTAGGATGGTCGCTCCGGCCAGCTGATAATCTTCATCAGTAAAGCCAATGCCAATACCTGCATTAGTCTCCACGAAGACCTCGTGGCCGTGATTCACAACTTCACGAACGCTCGCTGGAACCATACCAACGCGATACTCGTGGTTTTTAATCTCTTTAGGTACACCAATAATCATACTTTTTCTCTCGAAATGTAGGGGCGGGACTGGACCGAGCTATCGTATTGTTCAGCGATCAGTCACGCTTGTTATTTTGCGCTAATTATAACTGCGTTTTGTTAAATGAGCTTATTGTATTATCGCTGTTTATAGGGGAAAATACTGTTTATAGTACTTCTAGTAGAGATATATATCGAAAATGATGAAGCAAACCAAAAAGCTCGATCGAATAGACCGCAACATCCTTAAAGAGCTACAACGCAATGGGCGCTTATCAAATGTTGAGTTATCAAAGCGCGTTGGTTTAAGCCCAACGCCTTGTTTAGAGCGGGTAAAGCGTCTTGAGCAAGATAAAATCATAACCGGCTACAGTGCGACATTAAACCCCAAGTATCTCGACGCGGCGTTACTGGTATTTGTCGAAATCACCTTAACCCGTACCTCACCAGATGTGTTTGATCAATTCGCTAAAGCGGTCATGAAACTCGACGTGATCCAAGAGTGCCATCTGGTTTCCGGTAACTTTGACTTTTTGCTGAAAACGCGGGTGTCAGATATGCAAGCTTATCGAACCTTACTCGGTGATACCTTATTAAAGTTGCCATCGGTGGCAGAAAGCCGAACGTATGTGGTGATGGAAGAGGTTAAAACCGATAATAAAATTCCCGTTCAGTTTGATTAGCATGACAAAACCTCGGTTAGTGGTTTATCGAGCTGTAGATTTCTGCTAATTTAACAGTATAAATACCCGCGTACCGTCGCATCGCGACGTACACAATAATCAGATAATAATAATGGATTCGACGTTGAGCGCTAAAGAGTCTTTACCTAACACAGATGTTAAACTAACCGGGAGCCAACGACTGTTGGAAGCCGGCTTGATTTTCACCAGTCTTTTTTCTTTGTATTTAATCATTGCCTTATTTTCCTTCGATGCTGCCGATCCCGGATGGTCACAAACCGCTTACCACGCGACGGTAAGTAATAAGGCAGGGGCATTAGGCGCCTACTTGTCAGACATTTTATTTTTCACCTTTGGCTTAGTTGCCTATGCAATACCGTTTGCGTTGGCGTTTTGTGGCTGGTTGTTGTTTCAACGAATTCACGTATTACTCGAAATAGATTTTTTTACCCTTGCGTTAAAGGTGCTTGGTTGTGTGCTTATGGTGCTGGGGTTGACCTCTATTTTCAGTATGAATGTCGATGATAATTACGGTTTTTCATCGGGTGGGTTAATTGGTAACTATCTATCGTTTAGCTTATTTCCGTATTTAAACTACATCGGCAGTTCGCTTTTGTATATCGTTATGACCTGTACTGGTTTTGTCTTAACCAGTGGCGTATCGCTATTCGTATTGATTGACTTTATTGGTGAAAAAACCATTGCCGTCGTCAGTTGGGTGCGTCAGTTGGTCAGTAGTACTCATGCCCACTACGGCGATGTAGGCAACGTTAACCAAGGTGGCAAAAGTATTGATGAACGAGAGACTGACGTGAGTGTCAGCAACACGTCAAATGAGCAATTAGCGCAGCGAAGTGATACGCACATCAGAGCGAATACCAGTGCGCAAAGCGATGCAGTAGGGGACGTTGATGCGATAGCTGACGGTGATGCCGAGCAGTCTATCTCTACTGCACCAGCTGTCGCAAACGAGGCTGCAAAGATTCAACCTACTGAACCGGCCAAAGCAGATAAAAAAGCTGATCTAGCGGCGAATTTAATGTCGATGTTTAGTAAAAGTGATAATCGAGGTGGTGACTCGGCAAGTGAGCAATCGTTTGAACAAACGCCCGTTGCTGAGCAAGATAGCCAGCACGTGCAGCAACACAGTGCTATTGAAGACGAGGTGCCTTTTGACGTTGATGAGCCGGTATTCAGTGGTTTTGACGATATCGACGATTTCGACAAGATTGACGAGCAACAATCAACGTCATTATCTGATCATCACAATGCGTTGAGCAACACGATGACAACCTCAACAGAGGTTGTACAAGAACATATTACCAACGATCCGGTTGACACTCCTATCGAGCCAACTAAAGCGGCTAAACAAGACAAATTGCCTTCGCAATTACTCGCTGAGCAGTACGAGACAATGCCAACCATTGATTTACTGGATAGAGCTGACAAAGCGAAAAATCCGATTAGTGCTGAAGAGCTTGAACAAGTGAGCCGTTTGGTGGAAGCCAAGTTGCTCGATTACGGCGTTGAGGCTAAGGTGACCGATGTCTTCCCTGGGCCGGTAATCACCCGTTTCGAATTGGATTTAGCGCCCGGTGTAAAAGTAAGTAAAATAAGTAACCTCTCGAAAGATTTGGCCCGAGCGCTGTCTGCGGCGAGTGTGCGGGTGGTGGAAGTTATCCCAGGTAAGTCAGTTATTGGTTTAGAGATCCCCAACAAACACAGAGAAATGGTGCGTTTATCGGAAATCATCAGCTGTGAGAAGTTTATTAAATCAAGTTCATCGCTATCTATGGTTATTGGTAAAGACATCGCCGGCGATCCGGTGGTTGCTGATTTGGCCAAAATGCCGCACATTCTCGTTGCCGGTACAACGGGCTCGGGTAAATCCGTTGTTGTCAATGTGATGATTGTTTCAATGTTGTATAAATCAACACCGGAAGATGTGCGCTTTATCATGATCGATCCGAAGATGTTGGAATTATCAATCTACGAAGGCATCCCGCATTTACTGTCAGAGGTCGTTACCGATATGAAAGATGCGGCTAATGCACTGAGATGGTGTGTTGGTGAGATGGAACGCCGCTATAAGTTAATGTCCGCCGTTGGTGTGCGTAACTTAAAGGGTTACAACCAAAAAGTAGCCAATGCCATCGAGCAAGGTGAGCCGTTAATTGACCCACTTTGGCAGCCGAGTGATGGCTTAGATCAAACTCCGCCTCAGCTTGAAAAACTGCCGTCAATTGTGGTTGTCGTAGATGAATTTGCTGACATGATCATGATCGTTGGTAAAAAAGTAGAAGAGTTGATAGCCCGCATCGCGCAAAAGGCAAGGGCAGCTGGTATTCATCTGATTCTTGCTACGCAACGTCCTTCTGTAGATGTTATCACTGGTTTGATCAAAGCTAACATTCCAACGCGCATGGCACTTACCGTACAGTCGCGTATTGATTCGCGTACAATTTTAGATCAACAAGGAGCTGAGCAGTTGCTAGGTCACGGTGATATGCTTTACTTGCCACAAGGTACGAGCATTCCGGTGCGTGCGCAAGGTGCCTTTATTGATGATCACGAAGTCCACGCAGTGGTAAATGATTGGAAGTCCCGCGGGGAACCAAATTACGTCGAAGACATCTTATCAGGTGAAACGACAGAAGATAACATGCTGCCGAGCGAGGCTGCAGAAGGTGGAGAGGCTGAGTCTGACCCGCTATTTGATGAAGTAGTCGCCTTTGTTACCGAAACTCGT harbors:
- a CDS encoding arginyltransferase translates to MSESKKYFQFGLTASFPCNYLSDMQERLIVVTNNEDVNQQNYQALMSAGFRRSGDQVYRPHCSACQACESLRVPVAEFKPSKSQKRLRNLNQDLTIRVVNQPKPSYYTLYERYINTVHRDGSMFPANKEQYEGFIFSKRIPQLFIEIYDQEQLICVAVCDHLPDALSALYTFYHPQHQKRSLGRYAILQQIELAATLQKDYLYLGYQIDNCQKMNYKKQYLPHERLRGNDWLKIAAKN
- the lrp gene encoding leucine-responsive transcriptional regulator Lrp, whose amino-acid sequence is MMKQTKKLDRIDRNILKELQRNGRLSNVELSKRVGLSPTPCLERVKRLEQDKIITGYSATLNPKYLDAALLVFVEITLTRTSPDVFDQFAKAVMKLDVIQECHLVSGNFDFLLKTRVSDMQAYRTLLGDTLLKLPSVAESRTYVVMEEVKTDNKIPVQFD
- the infA gene encoding translation initiation factor IF-1; amino-acid sequence: MAKEENIEMQGTVLDTLPNTMFRVELENGHVVTAHISGKMRKNYIRILTGDKVTVELTPYDLSKGRIIFRAR
- the ald gene encoding alanine dehydrogenase, producing the protein MIIGVPKEIKNHEYRVGMVPASVREVVNHGHEVFVETNAGIGIGFTDEDYQLAGATILPTAAQVFAQAEMIVKVKEPQAVERAMLREGQILFTYLHLAPDLAQTEDLIKSKAICIAYETVTDQNGGLPLLAPMSEVAGRMSIQAGAQALEKSNAGRGMLLGGVPGVEPAKVVIIGGGMVGNNAAQMAVGLGANVVILDRNINVLRRLDAQFGNKIQAVYSTADALEKHVLEADLVIGGVLIPGAAAPKLVTAEHIKNMKPGAAIVDVAIDQGGCIATSKPTTHAEPTYIVDEVVHYCVANMPGAVPRTSTFALNNATLPYIIKLANLGYKEALLSDEHFLNGLNVVNGQVTVREVAENLGFDFVNAKDALANA
- the aat gene encoding leucyl/phenylalanyl-tRNA--protein transferase gives rise to the protein MSQSLYSLDDKVLAFPHHHLALSEPNGLLAVGGDLSPDRLTLAYRHGIFPWFNEGDPILWWSPDPRAILPTEHVYTNRSLLKFIKKCDYRVTLNKAFVDVIAYCANAPTRDDDTWILSDMIQAYSRLHKLGMAHSIEVWQNDQLVGGLYGVAINGFFSGESMFYLRPNASKIALLALTKKLKHAGINFVDCQILNPFLQSMGAIELSRCDFLMRQQDVVSQRVADHFWHASDLSFR
- a CDS encoding multidrug effflux MFS transporter, with the translated sequence MLSFLPVLMLMVVFSPLAIDIFLPALPQMADDLQTDLTFLQWSISGFLFAMGIGQLFAGPLADKYGRKPVAMAGIAIYFVACLACAVADTIELHLLTRFIHGLGTCAIVVSAFAIVRDKFDAKESGIIYSYLNGVICCIPALAPILGGWLTDEYGWQSNFLFMAAYALGAGVLVATKLKESHQVDKQHSVSVCNLGRYKSIITHPVFIFHSLAILVAMAVIIAYVSSAPAWLMVELGLSSQDFVFWFSLNAIVNITACLTAPKCIRRLGVRTTISLGCLCLFVSGVLMASLWSILTPLAFMMPIMLSSVGFSLLMGTCSGQALAPFGEKAGTASALLGFLQMSGSAVLVGLIQQLPISIPVQVAMLMLLFAVFGTVWLLAKDNGGLVFESKAS
- the clpA gene encoding ATP-dependent Clp protease ATP-binding subunit ClpA; translated protein: MLNKDLEISLNLAFRQAKDSRHEFMTVEHLLLALLENPEALEAINACGGDVAKLKLELLNFISETTPVIPQGDEERETQPTLGFQRVLQRAVFHVQSSGKSEVNGANVLVAIFSEQESQAAYFLKKSDITRLDIVNYISHGIAKSNSQPDTTVNLNPQSTETAEAKSVDSYASNLNTLAKNGEIDPMIGRSRELERTVQVLSRRRKNNPLLVGEAGVGKTAIAEGLAKQIVDGKAPDVLSDATIYSLDMGALLAGTKYRGDFEKRFKSLLKDLEQDKHAILFIDEIHTIIGAGAASGGMMDASNLIKPLLSSGKLRCMGSTTYQEFSTIFEKDRALARRFQKIDIKEPSIEETTKILMGLKEKYEQHHNVKYSNKALQVAAELSSKYINDRFLPDKAIDVIDEAGAKQQLLPANKRKKVIKTSDIEAVVAHIARIPEKSVSSTEKDNLMNIDRNLKMVVFGQDEAIESLTSVIRLSRAGLGQDDKPVGSFLFSGPTGVGKTEVTKQLANQLGVELLRFDMSEYMEKHAVSRLIGAPPGYVGYEQGGLLTDAVIKHPHSVVLLDEIEKAHSDIFNILLQVMDHGTLTDNNGRKADFRNVILVLTTNAGVQETTRKSIGFQQQDHSHDAMSEINRTFSPEFRNRLDSIIWFNHLPHNVIEQVVDKFIVELQAQLDSKGVSLEVSDKARTWLADKGYDKSMGARPMARLIQEQVKKQLANELLFGELMHGGIAKIDIDDKSDTLTFSYERKEELVS
- a CDS encoding DNA translocase FtsK — its product is MDSTLSAKESLPNTDVKLTGSQRLLEAGLIFTSLFSLYLIIALFSFDAADPGWSQTAYHATVSNKAGALGAYLSDILFFTFGLVAYAIPFALAFCGWLLFQRIHVLLEIDFFTLALKVLGCVLMVLGLTSIFSMNVDDNYGFSSGGLIGNYLSFSLFPYLNYIGSSLLYIVMTCTGFVLTSGVSLFVLIDFIGEKTIAVVSWVRQLVSSTHAHYGDVGNVNQGGKSIDERETDVSVSNTSNEQLAQRSDTHIRANTSAQSDAVGDVDAIADGDAEQSISTAPAVANEAAKIQPTEPAKADKKADLAANLMSMFSKSDNRGGDSASEQSFEQTPVAEQDSQHVQQHSAIEDEVPFDVDEPVFSGFDDIDDFDKIDEQQSTSLSDHHNALSNTMTTSTEVVQEHITNDPVDTPIEPTKAAKQDKLPSQLLAEQYETMPTIDLLDRADKAKNPISAEELEQVSRLVEAKLLDYGVEAKVTDVFPGPVITRFELDLAPGVKVSKISNLSKDLARALSAASVRVVEVIPGKSVIGLEIPNKHREMVRLSEIISCEKFIKSSSSLSMVIGKDIAGDPVVADLAKMPHILVAGTTGSGKSVVVNVMIVSMLYKSTPEDVRFIMIDPKMLELSIYEGIPHLLSEVVTDMKDAANALRWCVGEMERRYKLMSAVGVRNLKGYNQKVANAIEQGEPLIDPLWQPSDGLDQTPPQLEKLPSIVVVVDEFADMIMIVGKKVEELIARIAQKARAAGIHLILATQRPSVDVITGLIKANIPTRMALTVQSRIDSRTILDQQGAEQLLGHGDMLYLPQGTSIPVRAQGAFIDDHEVHAVVNDWKSRGEPNYVEDILSGETTEDNMLPSEAAEGGEAESDPLFDEVVAFVTETRRVSISSVQRKFRIGYNRSARIVEDMEAAGIVSSPSHNGQREVLAPPPVKV
- the trxB gene encoding thioredoxin-disulfide reductase; the protein is MSDTRHCPLLILGSGPAGYTAAVYAARANLKPVLITGMQQGGQLTTTTEVENWPGDASDLTGPDLMVRMQQHAEKFDTEIVFDHIDDVDLSQKPYRLKGSSGEYTCDALIICTGASAQYLGLESETAFMGKGISACATCDGFFYRNQKVAVVGGGNTAVEEALYLANIASEVHLIHRRDTFRSEKILTKRLMDKVENGNIILHLDRTLDEVLGDDMGVTGLRLKDTKSDATEEIDVAGCFIAIGHKPNTDIFKGQLEMKDGYLTVNSGTNGNATQTSKEGVFAAGDVADHIYRQAITSAGSGCMAALDAERYLDALASK